GGTCAGCCCGCGGTCGGCGAACGCCTCGCGCCAGCGCTCCTGTTCCTCGACGTCGCTCGCCTCGAACGCGACGTGGTGGACCGTCCCGACGCCCGTCTGCCCGCGGTCGGCGTCGGTCTCGACGAGGTCGACGACCGATCCCGGCCCGCCCCCTGCCGCGCGGTACCGTCGGCGGCCGTCCGCCTCGGCCTCGAACTCGTAGCCGAGGACCGCCGCGAGCACGGACGCGGTCGGCTCGAACGACGCGACCGCGAGCGTGACGGAGTGGAAGCCGCGAAGCTGACGCTCCTCGGGGACGGGCCCGTCGGTCCACGGCGTCGCGTCCGACTCGCGGGCCGCGTCGCTCGCGACGAGTTCGAGGCCGACGCCGTCGGGGTCGGCGAACCGGAGGACGGGGTCGCCGAACCGTTCGGCTCGGTCGACGTCGACCCCCGCCGATTCGAGCCGATCGACCCAGTAGTCGAGCGCGTCCGGGGGGATCAGGTACGCGGCGTCGCGGGTCTGTCCGGCGCCGAACCGACCCCGCGGACCGCCGTCGGTCCACGGGAAGAAGGTGACGTTGGTTCCGGGCGTCCCCTCGCGGTCGCCGAAGTAGAAGTGGTACGTCCCCGGGTCGTCGTGGTTGACCGTCCGCTTGACGAACCGCAGGCCGAGCGTCCCGACGTAGAAGTCGGCGTTCTCCCGTGGGTCGCCCGCGATGGCGGTCACGTGGTGCAGGCCGGGCGTCGTCGGTGTCATGGGAGGCGGTACGGGCCCGAGGCAGGTAGGGGTTGCTCGGACGCCGGCGTCACCCGGTTGCGTCGGGGATACCGTCGCCCGGTTCGGCGAACGGTTCACGCTCGCTGAACCGTAAGCCGGCCGGCACGTCCCGTGCGAGCCGCGGCGTTCACGGCGCGAAAACGGCGCCGAACGGTTCGTAAACCGTCTTGCCGCCAGTAAAGAGTTTCAACGGAGGCGGACGTTCATGGGGCCCTGACGCCGAGCGCGG
The Salinilacihabitans rarus DNA segment above includes these coding regions:
- a CDS encoding ring-cleaving dioxygenase; translated protein: MTPTTPGLHHVTAIAGDPRENADFYVGTLGLRFVKRTVNHDDPGTYHFYFGDREGTPGTNVTFFPWTDGGPRGRFGAGQTRDAAYLIPPDALDYWVDRLESAGVDVDRAERFGDPVLRFADPDGVGLELVASDAARESDATPWTDGPVPEERQLRGFHSVTLAVASFEPTASVLAAVLGYEFEAEADGRRRYRAAGGGPGSVVDLVETDADRGQTGVGTVHHVAFEASDVEEQERWREAFADRGLTVTGVVDRKYFRSIYSREPGGVLFEVATTGPGFAVDEDVENLGSRLTLPEWLEDDREGIEARLPEFEAPSVASRGE